In Candidatus Binatia bacterium, the genomic window GCAGCGCCCTCGTCCAAAACAGGCAACTGCAGTCCAGCCTTAGATTTTAACGCGGTTGCCGCCCACTGTCAAACCGTGGCCGGGGACGTTTTCTCCCGCCGTTCGCTGGATCCCGAAGCCGGCTGCCGCGCGAGGACGGCGGCGATGCGCTCTCCGGCATAGCCGTCCCAGAGCGCGGGCATGCGCGCTTCGATGGGTCCGGCCGCGAGCGCCTCGCTTGCGGCGGGCAGAATGGACGCCGGATCGCTTCCGATGAGCCGGTTGGTGCCTTCGGTCATGGTGATCGGACGCTCCGTGGTGTCGCGGAGCGTGATACAGCGTACTCCGAGCGCCGTGGTCTCCTCCTGGACGCCCCCGCTGTCCGTGAGCACGAGGCGTGCCGCTTCCATGAGTCCGAGAAAATCGAGATAGCCGAGCGGCGGGACGACCAAGAGCCGCCGCGCCGAGTGACGAGCCGCTCCCGCCGCCCCCATCGACTCGATCCGCGCCGCCGTGCGCGGATGGACCGGCAGGACCACGGGGAGCGACGACGACAGGGCGGCGAGCGCCTCCAGCACGCGCGAAAGCTGCTCCGGGTCGTCCACGTTGCTCGGCCGGTGGATCGTCGCGACCGCGTACCCGCCGCGCTCCACGCCGAAGCGCTCCGGCGCCCGGCGCGCGCGCGCCGCCGGGAGATGGCGGCGCAGCGAATCGATCATCGAGTTCCCCACGAGATGGATCTTCGCGGCGTCGATCCCCTCGCGTTCCAGATTCTGGACCGCGTCGGCCGACGTCGCAAAGAGGAGATCCGCGAGCGCGTCGGTGAGAATGCGGTTCAGCTCTTCGGGCATCGCGCGGTCGCGGCTCCGGAGTCCCGATTCCACATGCGCGACGGGGATGGCGCGCTTGGCCGCGGCGAGGGCGCAGGCGAGGGTGGAATTGACGTCGCCGGCGACGACGACGAGGTCGGGGCGGGCGGCCTCGAGCCACTCGTCGAACCGCTCCAGCACGCGCGCGGTCTGCGCGGCATGGCTCCCCGAGCCGACGTCCAGGTTCACGTCGGGCGCGGGCATGCCCAGCTCGTCGAAGAAGACGCGCGACATCGCCTCGTCGTAGTGCTGGCCCGTGTGCACCAGCCGGGCGCAAATCCCCGGCCGCGCGCGCAGCGCTTCCACGACCGGCGCCATCTTCATGAAGTTGGGCCTGGCGGCGACGACGCAGGCGATGTCGAGCGTCATGGCAGGATCGTCTCTCCTCACGTCGAAAGCGTCACGGCCAGCCCCACGCCGATGGCGGCGGCCAGCGCCGACAGGAACAGGTTCCGCCCGATCGGGCCGAGGCGCTGTCCCGGGCCGGTGCCCGCGACCGCGCTCTCCACCAGCGCGGCGCCGAATCCGGCGCCGGCCGCGGCCCAGGGCGCTCCTTCTCTCGAACCCAGCCCCGTCGCGCGCGCCAGCCCGGCGAGGGCGAGCGCGGCGAGCGCTCCCCCGGCCAGCCCCGCGGCGCTCACGCCGCCGGGCGCGCCATGGGCGGCACGGGCGACGCGAACGCCGCGCACCCGGAACACCGGTCCCGAAACCAGCGGGCCGGTCTCGGTCGCCGCGGTGTCGGCGAAGGCGGCCGCGAGCGAGGCGGCCACGCCCCCTCCGAGCCACGGCGCGAGGTGCGGCATCAGGGCGGCCGCGGCTCCAAGGAGCGCGGGAACGCCCAGCTTGGCCGCGACGTGCGCCGCGCCGCGCCGGCCGCGGTTCTTCTCCGCGGCGCGCATCCGCTCCTTCCGGGCGCGTCCGGCGCGCGTGAGGACGCCCGAGCCGAGCACGAAGAGGGCGACCGGCGCCATCACCGCGGGACCGAATCCTAACACCAGGGCCAGGGAGACGGCGAAGCCGAGCGCCGCGGCGGCCGGGGTCCCCTGCCGGGTCGCGAGCACGAGCACGGCACCCGCCGCCGCGAAGACGAGACCCCAGAGAAACGGCGTCACGCGAGGAAATGAAACGCCGCGGCCACGGCGAGGGGGATGACGGCGTTGTCCCATCCCGGCGGCGCGAGCGCCTCGACCAGCGCGCCGGCCGCCGCGCATCCCACCGCCAGGCGCACCGCGTGGACGCCCGGCGCCAAGGCC contains:
- the wecB gene encoding UDP-N-acetylglucosamine 2-epimerase (non-hydrolyzing) produces the protein MTLDIACVVAARPNFMKMAPVVEALRARPGICARLVHTGQHYDEAMSRVFFDELGMPAPDVNLDVGSGSHAAQTARVLERFDEWLEAARPDLVVVAGDVNSTLACALAAAKRAIPVAHVESGLRSRDRAMPEELNRILTDALADLLFATSADAVQNLEREGIDAAKIHLVGNSMIDSLRRHLPAARARRAPERFGVERGGYAVATIHRPSNVDDPEQLSRVLEALAALSSSLPVVLPVHPRTAARIESMGAAGAARHSARRLLVVPPLGYLDFLGLMEAARLVLTDSGGVQEETTALGVRCITLRDTTERPITMTEGTNRLIGSDPASILPAASEALAAGPIEARMPALWDGYAGERIAAVLARQPASGSSERREKTSPATV
- a CDS encoding DUF92 domain-containing protein, whose protein sequence is MTPFLWGLVFAAAGAVLVLATRQGTPAAAALGFAVSLALVLGFGPAVMAPVALFVLGSGVLTRAGRARKERMRAAEKNRGRRGAAHVAAKLGVPALLGAAAALMPHLAPWLGGGVAASLAAAFADTAATETGPLVSGPVFRVRGVRVARAAHGAPGGVSAAGLAGGALAALALAGLARATGLGSREGAPWAAAGAGFGAALVESAVAGTGPGQRLGPIGRNLFLSALAAAIGVGLAVTLST